Proteins found in one Neurospora crassa OR74A linkage group II, whole genome shotgun sequence genomic segment:
- the rpn-6 gene encoding 26S proteasome non-ATPase regulatory subunit 11 — translation MAQGEASERVREAQKVVSTDPRQAEQIYKDIISKPPSVTSDAAIREYETALIHLGELYRDEKNSQGLVDLVTQSRTVLSSFAKAKTAKLVRQLLDLFEAIPDSLDIQISVTKSCIEWATSERRSFLRQNLETRLVALYMAKQSYYDALTLINGLLRELKRMDDKLVLVEVQLLESRVYHALGNIAKARAALTSARTSAASVYTPPLLQANLDMQSGMLHAEDKDFNTAFSYFIEALDGYHTQEEPQRAQAALQYMLLCKIMLNLADDVNQLMTSKQAVKYAGKSLEAMKAIARAHSNRSLEEYERALAAYRYELGSDTFIRNHLRRLYDAMLEQNLIKVIEPFSRVEIDHIAKMVGLDTQQVERKLSQMILDKVIIGVLDQGAGCLIIYDETHRDEAYDAALKTIEKLSNVVDVLYTNQASQLE, via the exons ATGGCCCAGGGCGAAGCATCAGAGAGAGTGCGCGAGGCGCAGAAGGTGGTCTCGACCGACCCCCGCCAGGCCGAGCAGATTTACAAGGATATCATCTCCAAGCCGCCATCAGTCACCTCTGACGCGGCCATCCGGGAATACGAGACGGCTTTGATTCACTTGGGAGAGCTCTATCGCGACGAGAA GAACTCACAAGGCCTTGTAGACCTCGTAACCCAGAGCCGCACAGTTCTCTCCTCGTTCGCAAAGGCAAAGACGGCAAAGCTTG TCCGCCAGCTCCTCGACCTCTTCGAAGCCATCCCCGACTCTCTCGACATCCAGATTTCCGTCACCAAGTCGTGTATAGAATGGGCCACATCAGAGCGCCGCTCTTTCCTCCGCCAGAACCTCGAAACCCGTCTTGTCGCCTTGTACATGGCCAAGCAGTCCTACTACGATGCCCTGACGCTCATCAACGGTCTCCTCCGTGAGCTGAAGCGCATGGACGACAagctcgtcctcgtcgaagTCCAGCTGCTCGAGTCGCGGGTATACCACGCCCTCGGCAACATTGCCAAGGCCCGCGCCGCCCTCACCAGCGCGCGCACGAGCGCCGCCTCCGTTTACACCCCTCCTCTGCTCCAGGCCAACCTGGACATGCAGTCGGGCATGCTGCACGCCGAGGACAAGGACTTCAACACGGCCTTCAGCTACTTTATCGAGGCGCTGGACGGCTACCACACGCAGGAGGAGCCGCAGCGAGCCCAGGCCGCGCTGCAGTACATGCTGCTCTGCAAGATCATGCTCAACCTCGCCGATGACGTCAACCAGCTCATGACCTCCAAGCAGGCCGTCAAGTACGCCGGCAAGTCGCTCGAGGCCATGAAGGCCATTGCCCGCGCCCACAGCAACCGATCTCTCGAGGAGTACGAGCGCGCCCTGGCGGCTTACCGCTATGAGCTGGGTAGTGACACCTTCATCCGCAACCACCTGCGACGCTTGTACGATGCCATGCTGGAGCAAAACCTGATCAAGGTCATTGAGCCCTTCAGCCGCGTGGAGATTGACCATATCGCCAAGATGGTCGGCTTGGACACCCAGCAGGTGGAAAGAAAGCTGTCGCAGATGATCCTGGATAAGGTGATCATTGGAGTGCTGGACCAGGGCGCCGGCTGCCTCATTATTTACGATGAGACGCACCGGGATGAGGCGTACGATGCGGCGCTGAAGACCATTGAGAAGCTTAGCAATGTGGTTGATGTGCTTTATACCAACCAGGCCTCGCAGCTTgagtaa
- a CDS encoding SOF1, which translates to MKIKALSRNISAQQAPGNDVTRAPRNLAPELHPFERAREYKRALNAVKLERVFAKPFLGQLGNGHVQGVYSMAKDKNSLHTIASGSGDGIVKVWDLTTRDEAWKAAAHNNIVKGMTFTNDKKLLTCATDGIKLWDPYTKTDSPTPLATWQEGGPYTALSFHRNTNSFVASSGAGCIRIWDLEHSTAPQTIQWPNHSDTITDVCFNQVETSIVGSVGTDRSVILFDLRTNMPVIKTVLKFAANRIVFNPMEAMNMAVASEDHNVYLFDARNFTKAQNIQKGHVAAVMDVEFSPTGEELVTGSYDRTIRVWRRDQGMSRDVYHTKRMQRVFRTTWTMDSKYLLSGSDDGNVRLWRANASERSGVKATKQRQALEYNKTLVERYSHMPEIKRISRHRHLPKVVKKAAEIKREELAAIKRREENERKHSVKQFEKRKAEREKAILAKLE; encoded by the exons ATGAAG ATCAAAGCCCTCAGCCGAAACATCTCGGCCCAGCAGGCCCCCGGTAACGACGTCACCCGCGCACCCCGTAACCTTGCGCCCGAACTCCATCCCTTCGAGCGCGCTCGCGAGTACAAGAGAGCCCTCAATGCCGTCAAGTTGGAGAGAGTCTTCGCCAAGCCCTTCCTCGGCCAGCTAGGAAATGGCCACGTTCAGGGTGTCTACAGCAtggccaaggacaagaactCGCTACACACAATCGCTTCCGGTTCGGGTGACGGTATCGTCAAGGTCTGGGATCTCACAACACGGGATGAAGCATGGAAGGCTGCCGCCCACAACAATATCGTCAAGGGAATGACCTTCACCAACGACAAGAAGCTTCTCACATGTGCCACCGACGGCATCAAGCTTTGGGACCCTTACACCAAGACCGACTCCCCAACGCCACTCGCGACATGGCAGGAAGGTGGTCCATACACGGCTCTCTCGTTCCACCGCAACACCAACTCCTTCGTTGCCTCTTCGGGCGCCGGCTGCATTCGTATTTGGGATCTCGAGCACAGCACGGCTCCTCAGACGATACAGTGGCCGAACCACAGCGACACCATCACCGATGTTTGCTTCAACCAGGTTGAGACCTCGATCGTGGGTTCCGTCGGCACAGATCGCTCCGTTATTCTGTTCGATTTGCGCACCAACATGCCCGTCATCAAGACTGTTCTCAAGTTCGCCGCCAACCGCATTGTCTTCAACCCCATGGAGGCGATGAACATGGCTGTTGCCTCAGAAGATCACAACGTCTACCTCTTCGACGCCAGGAACTTCACCAAGGCGCAGAATATCCAAAAGGGCCACGTTGCGGCGGTTATGGACGTCGAGTTCTCTCCTACCGGCGAGGAGCTCGTGACTGGTTCCTATGACCGCACAATCAGGGTGTGGCGCCGTGACCAGGGCATGTCTCGCGATGTGTACCACACCAAGCGTATGCAGAGGGTGTTCCGGACTACCTGGACTATGGATTCCAAGTACCTTCTCAGCGGTAGTGACGAT GGTAACGTCCGTTTGTGGCGTGCCAATGCCTCGGAACGCAGCGGCGTCAAGGCGACCAAGCAGAGACAGGCGCTCGAGTACAACAAGACCTTGGTCGAGAGGTATTCTCACATGCCCGAGATCAAGCGCATCTCCCGTCACAGGCACCTGCCTAAGGTGGTCAAGAAGGCGGCCGAGATCAAGCGCGAGGAGCTTGCGGCCATCAAGAGAAGGGAGGAGAACGAGAGGAAACACTCCGTCAAGCAGTTCGAGAAGCGCaaggcagagagagagaaggctATCCTGGCCAAGCTGGAGTAA
- the hsp60 gene encoding heat shock protein 60, translating to MQRALTRASVGKAATRLPAQQLRFAHKELKFGVEGRAALLAGVETLAKAVATTLGPKGRNVLIESSFGSPKITKDGVTVAKSISLKDKFENLGARLIQEVAGKTNEVAGDGTTSATVLARAIFSETVKNVAAGCNPMDLRRGIQAAVEAVVEYLQANKRDVTTSEEVAQVATISANGDKHIGELIASAMEKVGKEGVITCKEGKTLYDELEVTEGMRFDRGYVSPYFITDPKSQKVEFEKPLILLSEKKISQASDIIPALEISSQTRRPLVIIAEDIDGEALAVCILNKLRGQLQVAAVKAPGFGDNRKSILGDIAVLTNGTVFTDELDVKLEKATPDMLGSTGSITITKDDTIILNGEGSKDAIAQRCEQIRGVMADPSTSEYEKEKLQERLAKLSGGVAVIKVGGASEVEVGEKKDRFVDALNATRAAVEEGILPGGGTALIKASVHALKNVKPANFDQQLGVTIVRNAITRPAKTIIENAGLEGSVVVGKLTDEFANDFNKGFDSAKAEYVDMIQAGILDPLKVVRTGLVDASGVASLLGTTEVAIVEAPEEKGPAPMGGMGGMGGMGGMM from the exons ATGCAGCGCGCGTTGACCAGAGCTTCCGTCGGCAAGGCGGCCACTCGTCTTCCCGCCCAGCAGCTCCGCTTTGCTCACAAG GAGCTCAAGTTCGGTGTTGAGGGCCGTGCCGCTCTCCTCGCCGGTGTCGAGACCCTCGCCAAGGCCGTTGCCACCACTCTCGGTCCCAAGGGCCGCAATGTCCTCATCGAGTCCAGCTTCGGCTCCCCCAAGATCACCAAGG ATGGTGTCACCGTCGCCAAGTCCATCAGCCTGAAGGACAAGTTCGAGAACCTCGGTGCCCGCCTCATCCAGGAGGTCGCCGGCAAGACCAACGAGGTCGCCGGTGACGGTACCACCTCCGCCACCGTCCTCGCCCGCGCCATCTTCTCCGAGACCGTCAAGAACGTCGCTGCCGGCTGCAACCCCATGGATCTCCGCCGCGGTATCCAGGCTGCCGTCGAGGCCGTCGTCGAGTACCTCCAGGCCAACAAGCGCGATGTCACCACCTCCGAGGAGGTTGCCCAGGTCGCCACCATCTCCGCCAACGGCGACAAGCACATTGGTGAGCTGATTGCCTCGGCCATGGAGAAGGTCGGCAAGGAGGGTGTCATCACCTGCAAGGAGGGCAAGACTCTCTACGACGAGCTCGAGGTTACCGAGGGTATGCGCTTCGACCGCGGCTACGTCTCCCCCTACTTCATCACCGACCCCAAGTCCCAGAAGGTCGAGTTCGAGAAGCCCCTGATCCTCCTCtccgagaagaagatctcCCAGGCCTCCGACATCATCCCCGCCCTCGAGATCTCCAGCCAGACCCGCCGCCCCCTCGTCATCATTGCCGAGGACATTGACGGTGAGGCTCTTGCCGTCTGCATTCTCAACAAGCTTCGCGGCCAGCTCCAGGTCGCCGCCGTCAAGGCCCCCGGCTTCGGTGACAACCGCAAGTCCATCCTTGGCGACATTGCCGTCCTGACCAATGGTACCGTCTTCACCGACGAGCTCGACGTCAAGCTCGAGAAGGCCACCCCCGACATGCTCGGCTCCACCggctccatcaccatcaccaaggacgacaccatcatcctcaaCGGTGAGGGCTCCAAGGATGCCATTGCCCAGCGCTGCGAGCAGATCCGCGGCGTCATGGCCGATCCCTCCACCTCCGAGtacgagaaggagaagctccAGGAGCGTCTCGCCAAGCTCTCTGGCGGTGTTGCCGTCATCAAGGTCGGCGGTGCCtccgaggttgaggttggtgagaagaaggaccGCTTCGTCGATGCTCTCAACGCCACCCGCGCTGCCGTTGAGGAGGGTATCCTCCCCGGTGGTGGTACTGCCCTCATCAAGGCTTCCGTCCACGCTCTCAAGAACGTCAAGCCCGCCAACTTCGACCAGCAGCTCGGTGTCACCATTGTCCGCAACGCCATCACCCGCCCCGCCAAGACCATCATTGAGAACGCCGGTCTCGAGGGCTCCGTCGTTGTCGGCAAGCTCACTGACGAGTTCGCCAACGACTTCAACAAGGGCTTCGACTCGGCCAAGGCTGAGTACGTCGACATGATCCAGGCCGGTATTCTCGACCCCCTCAAGGTCGTCCGCACCGGTCTCGTTGACGCCTCCGGTGTCGCCTCCCTCCTCGGTACTACCGAGGTTGCCATTGTTGAGGCTCCCGAGGAGAAGGGCCCCGCTCCCATGGGTGGCATGGGCGGCATGGGCGGCATGGGTGGCATGATgtaa
- a CDS encoding cofilin: MSQSGVQVDPECRRAFDKLMSRQLRYIIYKLSDDFKEIVIESTSEGATENYDEFREKLVNAQTKSASGAISKGPRYAVYDFEYKLASGEGSRNKVTFIAWSPDDAGIKSKMVYASSKEALKRSLSGIAVELQANEQDDIEYEQIIKTVSKGTAA; this comes from the exons ATG TCTCAATCTGG AGTTCAGGTCGACCCCGAGTGCCGGAGGGCTTTCGACAAGCTGATGTCCCGTCAGCTCAGGTACATCATCTACAAGCTTTCGGACGACTTCAAGGAGATTGTCATTGAGAGCACCAGCGAGGGCGCCACCGAGAACTACGACGAGTTCCGCGAGAAGCTCGTCAACGCCCAGACTAAGAGCGCTTCT GGCGCCATCAGCAAGGGTCCCCGATATGCCGTCTACGATTTCGAGTACAAGCTTGCGTCTGGCGAGGGTTCCCGCAACAAGGTGACCTTTATCGCCTGGTCCCCCGATGATGCTGGCATCAAG TCCAAGATGGTCTACGCCTCTTCCAAGGAGGCCCTCAAGCGCTCTCTCAGCGGTATCGCTGTCGAGCTCCAGGCCAACGAGCAGGACGACATCGAGTACGAACAGATTATCAAGACCGTGAGCAAGGGTACTGCCGCATAG